A section of the Solitalea canadensis DSM 3403 genome encodes:
- a CDS encoding RHS repeat domain-containing protein, producing MKRLNFFKYILILIICFGTLKRGYSIPFYEKSRNYTSDHHISAISLEKAFSLHLKKTFQPLNISGLSNVAEGQICSYSSSIGSGLWSVANGVILSGQGTDMIIVQWSMGVTMGSVLFEPPEGGYYFIDVTIMPELLAGSITTAPFSIIAGDTPSTINATTASKGNCGTSYMYQWQKSSDNIYFTNISGATSQNLNYTSGLTQSTYFRRVVNCGGDQAYTGSILVTVFNPGSITSGDQTISYSTIPSSILATVASGGNCGTSYLYQWQSSLSGYYTDFTNVPSATGQNLTLSTPLTQTTYYRRMVTCGGITSYTSNAVVTVIDMNSITTNTIRKAGVTDPASISTLSASDLNQNINYFDGLGRLVQQVQTKGSPNQKDMVVPNEYDVYGRVTKKYLPYVDVSANGTYKVNALTANQGISLFYKTLNQKIDTTTFPYVETTYESSPLNRSLEVGAQGKTWRIIKNSNGKSTFNGNTVKSDFGINGYSEVRLWNVTTNGANSSVFYGTGQLYKTISKDENWTSSDVQNRLIKEFKDKEGRVILKRQLYRTPSNALDSLSTYYVYDDIGNLRYVIPPAVSVTTFTEADQIFKDLIYAYKYDGRHRVIKKKIPGADWTFLVYNKLNQVVLTQDSVQRAKSTKEWAFTKYDALGRVVLTGVYTGNEILDTAQNRANRYSSWEDKGTFHGYTTKAYPLTGMNVLIANYYDDYTFPGARTTGFTYVTDTLNTKTDIVRGLLTGNKVKILGTKDSILTVNYYDSNSRLVQSRSNNHVGGTDIVNIKYDFSDQLIVSKRVHTGRSGQVVTILNWYEYDHLGRKKKVREKINSDQIVTLAQYNYNELGQLVEKNLHSTNGTTFAQSIDYRYNNRGWLKSINKADLTSDGGISNDDSNDRFGLELKYESGPIPQYNGNISQANWKGGKLTSSLPQGQGYKYNYDGLNRLLRATSIAGPDYGELISGYDKMGNIQKLGRYSQGTRIDSLTYTYYNSANQLQKVEDLATTVGFNNGSTAANEYTYDPNGNLLTDLNLGITSNISYNYLNLPEQILKSGTTLKYTYDATGLKLKRKLIGTIDSTEYVNGIQYSGGLIDFIETEEGRAVKNGTSYLYRYSLNDHLGNLRVEVDASGNALQEESYYPFGLSQVLPSNSDPSGKNKYQYNGKEFQVETNWYDYGARFYDPTLGKWNSIDPMAEIAKDWSVYVYTNNNPVKFIDPNGMYTTSTGESDEEWSARMKAETNAANTMHDQQFGLLNRGDLETDYSDDPKKKKKDESKEKSKESEESTESSFFIDLMNELPVWKGCRQGGYAFDNGDYFGATIGMLDGTMDAFTLGEFTEGKIVISNGLKLTSGYFEKAGKYILTGGKTFEEYKKLRGGTKTLDKIKTSTGTQRISTEFHHWLITQRMQRKFNLPNWLVNNRFNVIKLNTIQHSIIDRFRKQFLRAGIKNEVGWFKKYNWFSKF from the coding sequence ATGAAAAGATTAAATTTCTTTAAATATATACTCATACTCATAATCTGCTTTGGCACCTTAAAAAGAGGATATTCCATTCCTTTTTATGAAAAAAGTAGAAATTATACATCTGACCACCACATATCAGCTATAAGTTTAGAAAAGGCGTTTAGTCTCCATTTAAAAAAGACATTTCAGCCTCTTAATATTTCAGGTTTATCAAATGTTGCAGAAGGTCAAATATGTTCATATTCCTCATCAATAGGCTCAGGTTTATGGTCTGTGGCTAATGGCGTAATATTAAGTGGACAAGGTACTGATATGATTATTGTTCAGTGGTCAATGGGGGTAACAATGGGTTCTGTACTTTTTGAACCACCAGAAGGAGGGTATTATTTCATTGACGTTACAATAATGCCTGAATTATTAGCTGGTTCCATTACTACAGCCCCGTTTTCAATTATAGCAGGAGATACTCCCTCAACTATCAATGCAACAACTGCCTCTAAAGGTAATTGTGGAACTAGTTATATGTATCAATGGCAAAAATCAAGCGATAATATTTATTTCACTAATATTTCAGGAGCAACCAGTCAAAACCTAAATTATACTTCCGGACTCACTCAATCGACATATTTTAGACGAGTAGTTAATTGTGGTGGAGATCAAGCTTATACAGGATCTATTCTTGTTACTGTATTCAATCCAGGCAGCATTACAAGTGGAGATCAAACTATTAGTTACAGTACCATTCCGTCATCAATTTTAGCCACAGTAGCTTCTGGTGGAAACTGTGGAACAAGCTATTTATATCAATGGCAATCATCTCTTTCTGGTTACTATACTGATTTTACAAATGTCCCATCTGCTACAGGGCAAAATTTGACCCTTTCAACTCCTTTAACGCAAACTACCTATTATAGAAGAATGGTAACGTGTGGCGGCATTACCTCTTATACTTCAAATGCAGTTGTAACAGTAATTGATATGAATTCAATTACTACCAACACAATTCGTAAGGCAGGTGTCACCGATCCAGCTTCTATTTCGACATTATCAGCGTCAGATTTAAATCAGAACATTAATTATTTTGATGGGTTAGGAAGATTAGTACAACAAGTACAAACCAAGGGAAGCCCTAATCAAAAAGATATGGTAGTTCCTAATGAATATGATGTTTATGGTCGTGTAACCAAGAAGTATCTACCATACGTTGATGTATCGGCTAATGGAACTTATAAAGTTAATGCATTGACCGCCAATCAGGGAATTTCTCTGTTTTATAAAACATTAAATCAGAAAATTGATACAACAACCTTTCCTTATGTAGAAACCACTTATGAGTCATCTCCGTTAAACCGTAGTTTAGAAGTAGGTGCTCAAGGAAAAACATGGAGGATAATAAAAAATAGTAATGGGAAGAGTACATTCAATGGCAATACTGTTAAATCCGATTTTGGGATAAATGGATATTCGGAAGTACGTCTCTGGAATGTCACAACAAATGGAGCTAACTCAAGTGTTTTTTACGGTACGGGGCAGCTATACAAAACAATTTCAAAAGATGAAAACTGGACTAGTTCTGACGTTCAAAATCGTTTAATTAAAGAGTTTAAAGATAAAGAAGGTAGAGTTATTTTAAAGAGGCAACTGTATCGCACACCTTCAAATGCGCTAGACTCACTTTCTACCTATTACGTTTATGATGATATTGGAAATCTTCGTTATGTAATACCTCCCGCAGTAAGTGTAACGACATTTACCGAAGCAGATCAAATATTTAAAGATCTGATCTATGCCTATAAATATGATGGTCGACATAGGGTAATCAAGAAGAAAATTCCCGGTGCAGATTGGACATTTCTTGTTTATAATAAATTAAATCAAGTTGTGTTAACTCAAGACTCTGTTCAACGGGCTAAATCTACAAAGGAGTGGGCGTTTACAAAATATGATGCTTTAGGTCGAGTTGTATTAACAGGAGTTTATACAGGCAATGAAATTTTGGATACTGCTCAAAATAGGGCTAATCGATATTCAAGCTGGGAGGATAAAGGCACTTTTCACGGATATACAACAAAAGCCTACCCTTTAACCGGAATGAATGTTTTGATCGCGAATTATTATGATGACTACACTTTTCCAGGGGCAAGGACAACAGGTTTTACTTATGTAACAGATACACTAAATACTAAGACAGATATTGTTAGAGGATTATTGACAGGAAATAAAGTTAAAATATTAGGAACAAAAGATTCCATCCTTACTGTAAATTACTATGATTCCAACAGTCGTTTAGTACAAAGTCGTTCCAATAATCATGTTGGAGGGACTGATATAGTAAATATTAAATATGATTTTTCAGATCAATTAATTGTTAGTAAACGTGTTCATACGGGACGTAGTGGACAGGTTGTAACTATCTTAAACTGGTATGAATACGATCATCTTGGAAGAAAGAAAAAGGTAAGAGAAAAGATAAATAGTGATCAGATCGTTACGTTAGCTCAATACAACTATAATGAATTAGGGCAATTAGTTGAAAAGAATCTTCATTCAACCAACGGAACTACTTTTGCACAAAGTATTGACTATCGCTACAATAATAGAGGATGGTTAAAAAGTATCAACAAAGCAGATCTCACATCTGATGGGGGCATTAGTAATGATGACTCCAACGATCGTTTTGGATTAGAGTTAAAATATGAGTCTGGGCCAATACCTCAATACAATGGTAATATTTCTCAAGCAAACTGGAAAGGAGGTAAACTTACAAGCTCGTTACCTCAAGGTCAGGGTTACAAGTATAATTATGATGGTTTAAACCGTTTGTTGCGTGCAACTAGCATTGCGGGTCCTGATTATGGTGAACTAATCAGTGGGTATGATAAAATGGGGAACATTCAAAAATTGGGACGTTACTCACAAGGAACAAGAATTGACAGCTTAACATATACTTATTACAACTCTGCTAATCAATTGCAGAAGGTTGAAGATTTAGCAACCACAGTGGGCTTTAATAATGGTTCAACAGCTGCAAATGAGTATACATATGATCCTAATGGCAATTTATTGACAGATTTGAATTTGGGTATAACATCCAATATCAGTTATAATTATTTGAATTTACCTGAACAAATTCTTAAATCAGGGACTACATTAAAATATACGTATGATGCAACAGGTTTAAAGTTAAAGCGAAAACTGATTGGTACAATAGACTCTACCGAGTATGTAAATGGTATTCAGTATTCAGGCGGGTTAATTGATTTCATAGAGACAGAAGAGGGGCGAGCAGTTAAAAATGGAACGTCTTATTTGTATAGGTATAGTTTAAATGACCACTTAGGCAATTTAAGGGTCGAGGTTGATGCATCCGGAAATGCATTACAAGAGGAAAGTTACTACCCTTTTGGTCTATCTCAAGTATTACCAAGTAATAGTGATCCTTCTGGGAAGAATAAATATCAATACAATGGTAAAGAGTTTCAAGTTGAGACTAACTGGTATGATTACGGAGCACGATTTTATGATCCTACCTTGGGTAAATGGAATTCGATTGACCCTATGGCTGAAATTGCAAAAGACTGGTCTGTTTATGTATATACAAATAATAATCCCGTAAAGTTTATTGATCCCAATGGTATGTATACTACATCGACTGGAGAGTCCGATGAAGAATGGTCAGCTCGAATGAAAGCAGAAACTAATGCAGCTAACACTATGCATGACCAACAATTTGGATTACTGAATAGGGGAGATCTTGAAACAGATTATAGTGATGATCCTAAGAAAAAAAAGAAAGACGAGTCGAAAGAAAAATCGAAAGAAAGTGAGGAAAGTACAGAATCGTCATTTTTTATTGATTTAATGAATGAATTGCCCGTTTGGAAAGGGTGTAGACAAGGAGGTTATGCCTTTGACAATGGTGATTATTTTGGTGCTACTATTGGAATGCTTGATGGAACAATGGATGCATTTACACTTGGTGAGTTCACCGAAGGTAAAATAGTAATATCCAATGGATTAAAGCTTACCTCTGGTTATTTTGAAAAAGCTGGTAAATATATACTTACTGGTGGCAAAACATTTGAAGAATATAAAAAACTACGAGGAGGAACCAAGACATTAGATAAAATTAAAACATCAACTGGTACGCAGAGAATAAGTACAGAGTTTCATCATTGGCTAATAACTCAAAGAATGCAAAGAAAATTTAATTTGCCAAACTGGTTAGTAAATAATAGGTTTAATGTAATTAAATTAAACACAATACAACATTCTATAATTGATCGATTTCGTAAGCAATTTTTAAGAGCAGGAATCAAAAATGAAGTAGGATGGTTTAAAAAATATAATTGGTTTTCAAAATTTTAG
- a CDS encoding site-specific integrase, which yields MYKKKKYLKEVVFLEKKELNLLEDHNFSQKRLEQIKDCFIFSCYIGLAYNEASILTKEHLIEREDGFLWIEMIRQKTTRPLIIPLLPKALEILYKYGFPEKERQSLPLISNQKFNSYLKEIAEIIGLNKHLTHHIARKTFTSTVLMDNDIPIEIASYLLGHSKTSATEIHYGKILRNKVAEHIRNLQSKLGKISSSKGIDEL from the coding sequence TTGTATAAGAAAAAGAAATACCTGAAGGAGGTTGTATTTCTCGAGAAAAAAGAATTAAACCTATTAGAAGATCATAACTTTTCACAGAAGAGATTAGAGCAAATAAAGGATTGTTTTATATTTTCTTGCTATATAGGGCTAGCTTACAATGAAGCCAGTATATTGACCAAAGAGCACCTTATTGAAAGAGAAGATGGTTTCTTATGGATAGAAATGATCAGACAAAAAACAACCCGTCCCCTCATTATACCTCTATTACCTAAAGCACTTGAAATACTTTATAAATACGGATTCCCAGAAAAAGAACGACAATCGTTACCCTTAATTTCAAACCAAAAATTCAATAGTTACTTAAAAGAAATTGCTGAAATAATAGGATTAAATAAACATCTTACTCACCACATTGCAAGAAAAACTTTTACTTCGACAGTGCTAATGGATAATGATATTCCTATTGAAATTGCATCCTACTTACTGGGTCATAGCAAAACAAGCGCAACTGAAATACACTATGGCAAAATTCTGAGAAATAAAGTAGCTGAACACATAAGAAATCTGCAATCCAAACTAGGCAAAATAAGTAGCTCTAAAGGCATTGATGAATTATAA